CAGGAACAATTAGACGATCTTTTTGTACTATCTACCTGTAACAGAACTGAATTGTACGGATTTGCTGCTAATCCCGGGCAGCTACTGGATTTGCTATGTAAAGAATCTAACGGAGAAAGAAGTCAGCTGGAAGAATTAGCGTATGTCAAATCAGGAGAAGACGCTGTCAGACACCTGTACCAGGTTGGCACAGGCCTGGATTCACAGATCCTGGGCGACTACGAGATCGTAGGCCAGATACGCAATGCTACCCGGTTCGCGAAAGAACAACAGCGTCTTGGTAGTTTCCTGGAACGACTGGTGAACAGCGTTTTCCAGGTTTCCAAATTAATCAAAACAGAAACAGGCCTCAGTAAAGGCACCGTATCAGTGGCTTTTGCTACTGTACGTATGCTGGAACGGATATGCCCTGATATAAAAGATAAAAAGATCGTGCTCATTGGTGTTGGCAAAATAGGCCGTAATACCTGCAAGAACATGATCGGGTACCTGGGAGTGAAAGAGATCACACTCATCAATCGCACCACGAAAGTAGCTGCTGATTTTGCCGGCGAGCATGGGCTCAGATATGCGCCTTACGAGAATATGGTAAGCGAAATGCAGCAGGCAGATGTGATACTGGTGGCGTCCAATGCACCACAGCCTACTGTACTTGCGGAGCATCTTCGCAATACTTCTCCCAAACTGGTAGTGGACCTTTCCATCCCTTTCAATGTGGAAGCTGCCGTGGGCGAACTACCCGGTATTACACTGGTAAACGTGGATGAACTCTCCAAAGTACAGGATGAAACATTGCAGAACAGGCTGGGTGAAGTACCCAAAGCCCTCGCTATCATCGAAGAGCATATGGAGGAGTTCCTTTACTGGTACAAAATGCGCAAACACGCTGTAGTGTTGAAAGCGGTGAAAGACAAACTGCAGGAGATACACACGCGTGAAATACAACTTCAAAAAAACGGAGGCCATTACAAACTGGAAGATGTGGAATTGGTATCCTCCCGTATTATACAGAAAATGATTAATCTCATGGCAGGCAAAGTGCGTAAGGAAACCGACAAGAGTGATCTCTATATTGCCATGATCAACGATATTTTTGAGACAGGGGCTAACCAGGCATAAGTAATGGATAAAGTTATCAGGATAGGTACCAGAGAAAGTCAACTGGCATTGTGGCAGGCCAATCAGGTGAATAGTCTGCTCACCGCACAGGGTTACCGCACCGAACTGGTGCCCATCAAAAGTGAAGGCGATATTGATCTTGTAACCCCGTTGTATGAAATCGGTGTTCAGGGTATTTTCACCAAAAGCCTCGACCTTGCACTACTCAATAACCGTATCGACGTTGCGGTGCATTCTTTTAAAGACGTTCCTACCCAATTACCAACAGGCATCACACAGGCAGCCGTATTAAAACGCGGGCCGGTAAAGGATCTGCTGGTATATAAAAACAACACCGCATTCCTGGATCAATCCGGCTATATCGCCAATATCGCTACCAGCAGCGTACGCCGCAAAGCGCAATGGCTTCGCCGCTATCCGCAGCATCAGTTACACAATCTTCGTGGGAACGTAAATACCCGGCTGAAGAAACTCGCGGAAGAAAACTGGGATGGTGCTATTTTCGCCGTTGCAGGACTGGAAAGAATCAATGTCCGCCCCGCTAATTCCATTGATCTCGACTGGATGCTGCCAGCCCCTGCACAGGGCGCAGTAGTGGCGGTATGCAGGGAAAATGACAGCTTCTGCCTCGAAGCATGCGCAGCATTCAATGACCAGGAAACAGCGCTGGCAACACAGATAGAAAGAGAATTTTTACGTACCCTGATGGGCGGATGTACTACTCCCATCAGCGCATACGCCCATATACAACACAATACCGTACATTTCAGTGGAGAGCTCTGCAGCCTCGACGGAACGCAGTTCTTCAGCGTTTCCAGAGAACTCCCGCTGTCAGCAGCAGCAGATCTCGGAAAAGCAGCCGCAGAGGAAATTATGGCGCAGGGTGGCGCTGAAATTGTAGCTCAGATCAGAAATGCCAGATGATAAAAAATACCGTGTACTTTGCACCAGGCCGCTGCCTGAGACCCTTCTGGCTGTAGCCCGGGAGAAAGGTATTGATATTGACATCCGGGAGTTTATACAGATCAAACCATTGACCAATACGGCCCTCAGAGGCACAACTCCGGCTCAATGGGGGATGGCTGCACCAGGCAGTTCCACCGCTACAGCTACCGGCTTTGTATCGGATATATTCCAGGCTCCCAATATTTCTGTTTTTACAAGCGCCAATGCGTTAAAAGTATTGGAACAACATTACTTTCTCCCCTCCCGGTTCCGGCCCGGCAGCAATGAACTTAATACCTGCTTTAACACGGATAAGGCACTGATATGCTGTATATCCGGCAATACGCTGAAAAAAGCAGGCGAAGTTTTCAGAGAAGCTACCATACTGGCATCAGCACCGTATGGCAGTGAACTGGCGGCTGCCATCATCGCCAGAGGTGATATCAACACCGTGAATTTTTATTGCGGTAACCAACGCCGCGATGAACTCCCTGGTTTGCTGCGTGCCGCTGGTATTACCGTGAACGAATATGTGATATATGAAAATGCGGCAACACCGCAGGTGGTAGCGGACGACTATGATGGTATACTATTCTTCAGCCCCAGTGCGGTGAAGAGTTACCTGTCTGCCAACAGACTGCACCACAAAACCGTTTGCTTCGCAATCGGCAGAACTACTGCCACCACACTGCAGGAGCATACCGATAACAGGATCATCGTCAGCACCAGCACCTCCGATGAGAGCATGGTGCAAACAGCTATATTTTATTTTAACAACATTAACTGCTACGAATGAGCGCATTAAAGAACGATTTACTGCTGAAGGCCCTTAGAGGCGAAACAGTTTCCCGCACGCCCGTATGGATGATGCGCCAGGCTGGCCGCTATCTTCCCGATTATATTAAACTGCGCGATAAATATTCTTTTTTTGAACGTTGCGAAAACCCGGAGCTGGCTACGGAAATCACCGTAATGCCGGTAGACCAGGTAGGTGTGGATGCTGCTATTATTTTCTCCGATATACTGGTAGTTCCCCAGGCAATGGGCCTGGAAGTACAACTGGTAGAAAAAGTTGGGCCACTGCTGCCTGATCCGATTAAATCTGCAGCAGATCTCAGCCGTATATGCGTTCCCGATGTACACGAGCGGCTGCACTACGTTTTTGATGCACTGAAACTTACTAAAAAAACACTCGATGGCCGTGTGCCGCTGATAGGCTTCGGTGGCGCGCCCTGGACCCTGCTCTGCTATATGGTACAGGGTAAAGGCTCTAAAACCTTTGATGAGGCAAAAGCCTTCTGCTATCAGCAACCGGCAGTAGCCCACCAGCTGTTGCAGATGATCACCGATACCACTATCGCCTACCTGAAAGGCCAGGTGGCCGCAGGCGCCGATACCGTACAGATCTTCGATTCATGGGGTGGCTTACTCAGTCCGCAGGATTTTGAGAATTTCTCCCTGCAATATATCCGCCAGATAGTGGCAGCAATGAAAGATATCTGCCCTACTATCGTATTTGCCAAAGGAGCCTGGTTTGCTTTGGAAGATATGGCCGCCACAGGCGCCCATGGCCTCGGTATCGACTGGTGCATTAAACCCGAGCTGGCCCGCCAGTTCGCCGGCAACAACACTACCCTTCAGGGTAATTTCGATCCGGCTAAACTGATGGCTCCCATCCCTGAGATAGAAAAATCAGTGAAGGAAATGCTGAAACGCTTCGGCACTCAACGCTATATCGCAAATCTCGGACATGGTATCTTACCCAATGTTCCAGTAGATCACGCAAAAGCTTTCGTTGAAACAGTAAAAGCAGCGAGCTGTTAAATGCTAAATCCTGATTTATGTCGTCTGTAAAAACTGAATTCATATCGTTTATACATCACCTGCAAGACAGCATCTGCACTGCATTCGAACAAACCGATGGCAAAGCTGTTTTCCGGGAAGACCGCTGGGAACGCCCTGGCGGCGGTGGGGGCAAATCGCGCGTGATCGTTGACGGTAATGTGTTTGAGAAAGGAGGAGTAAATACATCAATAGTACACGGAGATTTACCAGAGGTAATGGCGCAACAGTTCGGTGTCAATAACAGCCGTTTCATGGCCTGCGGTATTTCGCTGGTAATACATCCGCTGAATCCTTTTGTACCGACAGTGCATGCGAATTTCCGCTATTTCGAACTGTACGAACAGGACGGTACACTGAAAGACAGCTGGTTCGGCGGCGGCGCCGACCTGACTCCGTACTACCTGGACGAGCAGGACGGGATACATTTTCACCAGACTTTCAAAAACGCCTGTGATGCGTTCGGGAAAGAATTGTATCCGAAATACAAGCAGCACTGCGATGAATACTTTATCAACAAACACCGCAACAACGAAGCTCGCGGTATAGGCGGAATATTCTATGACTATCTCCGCCCGGGGCCCGACAGGAGCGCAGAAGAGCTGCTCAGCTTTTCGAAAGCCAATGGCAATGCCTTCCTCGAGGCTTATCTTCCGATTGTCGAAAAAACAAAACATATACCCTATACAGATGCCCACAGAAGCTGGCAGGCGTATAGGCGCGGACGTTATGTGGAGTTCAATCTTATTCACGACAGGGGAACACTGTTCGGGCTGAAAACAAATGGCCGCACGGAATCTATTCTGATGAGCCTGCCACCGGTAGCCCGCTGGGAATACGACTTTCACACTACTCCAGGTAGCCCCGAAGCGCAGCTGGAAGAATACCTGAAACCAAGGGAATGGGCAAAATAAAACAATAAAAAATTTTATAAAGATGATCAGAAGAAACAGAATTTTAAGAGTATCTCCCGCCATTCGCGCAATGGTAGCGGAAACAATTTTAACACCCAGCGATTTCATCGCCCCGTTATTTGTAACCGAAGGAGAAAATGTGAAGGAAGAGATCAGCTCTATGCCAGGCTATTTCAGGTACTCACTGGACCTTACCATTCAGGAAGCCAGAGAACTGTGGAGCCTCGGAATTAAAAGTGTATTGCTTTTTGTGAAAGCACCGGATAGTGTGAAAGATAACAAAGGAACAGAAGCCGTAAATCCCAATGGCCTGATGCAGCGTGCCATCCGTGGTATCAAGAATGCTATTCCGGAAATGGTGGTAATGACGGATGTTGCCCTGGATCCTTATTCCTCCTATGGCCACGACGGAATTGTGGAAGGTACGGAAATCGTCAACGATCCTACCGTGGAAGTACTTGCCCGCATGAGCCTCAGCCACGCACAGGCCGGCGCCGATTTCGTAGCACCGAGCGACATGATGGACGGCCGTATACTTGCGATACGCAACATACTGGAACAAAATGGTTTCGATAAAACCGGTATCATGGCCTACAGCGCCAAATATGCTTCCTGTTTTTACGGACCCTTCAGAGATGCCCTGGACTCCGCTCCCGGCTTCGGAGATAAGAAAACCTACCAGATGGATTTCGCCAACTCCCGCGAAGCTATCAAAGAAACACTGATGGACATTGAAGAAGGCGCCGATATCGTAATGGTGAAACCCGCAATGGCTTATATGGATATCATCCGTATCATTAAAGATCGTACTACCGTTCCCGTTAGTGCATACCATGTCAGCGGAGAATATGCCATGATCAAAGCTGCTGCTGAACGTGGCTGGCTCAACGAAAACAAGGCAATTATTGAAAGTCTTACCAGCCTCAAACGCGCTGGAGCCGACCTGATTGCTACCTATTTTGCAAAAGATGCCGTAAAACTGCTGAACGCATAATTCAGTATCTTGCGGAACACCATAAATCACCCAAACAGATGTACAGCAAAAGTGAAATATTATTCGGGAAGGCCAAACAGGTAATTCCCGGCGGTGTCAACTCTCCCGTTCGTGCCTTCAAAAGCGTGGGCGGTACGCCTGTGTTCATGGAACGGGCAAAGGGCGCTTATATGTATGATGTAGACGGGAACCGTTACATCGACTATATCAACTCCTGGGGCCCAATGATCCTCGGACATGCGTATGAACCCGTTGTAAAAGCCATACAGGAATATGCCACCTATTCCACATCTTTTGGGGCGCCTACTGAACTGGAAATAAAAATCGCAGAACTGATAGTGAGCATGGTACCTAATATAGAGATGGTACGCATGGTTAACTCAGGCACTGAAGCCTGCATGACCGCTATCAGACTGGCCCGGGGATATACCGGCCGGAATAAATTCATCAAATTCGAAGGCTGCTACCATGGGCATGCAGATGCTTTTCTCGTAAGTGCAGGCAGCGGCGTAGCTACGCTGGGCATCCAGTCCGTTCCGGGCGTTACCGCTACTGTAGCAGACGATACGCTGACAGCACCCTACAATAACCTGCCCGCGGTTGAACAACTGATCGCAGCCAATCCTGAACAGATTGCCGCTATTATTGTAGAACCGGTAGCCGGTAACATGGGCTGTATCCTGCCACAGGCAGGATTCCTGGAAGGACTGCGTAAGCTCTGCGATGAAAATAATATACTCCTCATTTTCGATGAAGTGATGACCGGCTTCCGCCTCGCACGTGGCGGCGCACAGGAACTACTGGGTATCCGGGCCGACCTCGTCACTTTCGGTAAGATCATTGGCGCCGGTATGCCGGTAGGTGCAGTAGCCGGACCAAAAGAAATCATGGAGTTCCTCGCACCCGCCGGTAAAGTATACCAGGCCGGCACACTGAGCGGTAATCCTATTGCCATGATAGCCGGTTATACCCTGCTGGAAACACTCAACAACAACCCGGTGATATATCAGCAGCTGGAAGAAAAAGCCGCTTATCTTGTAAACGGACTGAAAGAAGCCTTCGGGGCTGCCGGTGTGGTACACAGTGTTAACCAGCTGGGATCCATGCTGAGTGCACATTTTACCGAATATCCCATCATTGACTTTTCCTCAGCTTCCGCAGCAAATAATGAACTGTTTAAACGCTTTTTCCACGCTATGCTGGAACGTGGCATCTACCTGCCGCCTTCTGCATTTGAAAGCTGGTTTATGTGTAATGCCCTCACTACTGAAGATCTCGATGCCACCATCGCAGCTGCAAAATCAGCTATGCAGGTGATCAAATAGTTAACAAATCAATCCTGTGCTGAGTGGAAAAGGCTGGCTCCTATAGAGCCAGCCTTTTATTTTCCGTTACCAGTCATCCCGCCAAATTCCCATTACAATAATCTAACGAACAGAAAAATTAAAATCTCATTAAATTTGCACTTCAATGTACAATGGCGGGCCCATATCAAAACGCTGGACAACTGTCATCTTACTGCTGTGCTTACAGCTGGTAAGTGGCCTCCTGCCTGTATCTGGCGCCCACAGACACCAGATCGTCTATGAAATACAGGAGATAAAATTCCAGATGGCCCAGCAGGATCACCTGCTGCGCCTGCTAAACAAGCTTCCGGTTCACCTGGAAGCAGACGACGATGACAATGGCGCCTGCGATCTATGGCATGTTACCCGGCACCGGCATAAAACCCGCTGGTATATTTCCGCAACAGCTCCGCAGGTTAGCATGGCTACCCGCATTGTATACCTGGATACCGATAGCTCCAACCAATGTATCTATCTCCCGGAAAATAAAACCGGGGAATATACCTACCAGAAATCTTTTCTACCAGCGTACTATTCATTTCTCTTCCGGTTTACCCCGTTCTGATCAGCACACGCTCTTATTATCATCATTCTTGAATAATGTCCGGACTCCGCTCTGACATTGTGTTGTGTTGTATTCACCTATTCCGGTATTTCCGGAATCAATATTTTATTGTTATGCGTCAATATACAGGGATCCTGACATCGCTGATCGCTCTTTTCATGGCTGGTTGCGCCACCAGGGGGGAAAGTACCAACAAAGAGGAATTGAAAACACTACCTGTTACTACTCTGGTAACAAAAGACACCTTACTGCACCGCTCTTACGTAACAGATATACAGGCAGTGCAGAACGTGGAAATACGTGCCCGCGTAAACGGTTTTCTGGATAAGATATATATCGATGAAGGCCAGGAAGTTAAGAAAGGTCAGCTGCTCTTCGGCATCAGTGATGCGGAATACAGGGCCGAATTAACGAAAGCCAAAGCAGTGCTCAGCAGTATGATCGCAGAAAGCAAATCAGCTGCACTCGAAACAGACCGCGTAAAATTACTGGTCGATAAAAAAGTAGTGGCCGCCTCTGAACTGGAAGTAGCCAATGCCCGGCTCGACGCCGCACAGGCTAAAATAGAAGAAGCCCGTTCCGCCGTTGCCAATGCCGAAATGCATCTTTCTTTCACCAGTATCCGCGCCCCTTTCGATGGTATCATCGACCGGATTCCGCTGAAAAAAGGTAGTCTGATCAGCGAAGGTACCCTGATGACAACGGTATCGGATACACGCGAAATATATGCTTACTTCAACGTATCTGAAACAGAGTACCTGCAATACAATAAAGCCATTGCCAAAGGCGACAACAGCTATCGCCAGGTGTCGCTGGTGCTGGCAGATGGAGCCGACTATAACCACCCCGGTAAAATAGAAACCATTGAAGGCGAGTTTGAAGAAAATACCGGCTCCATTGCATTCCGGGCCCGGTTCCCTAATCCATCCAAACTGCTCAAACATGGCGCCAGTGGTACTGTGAAGCTCACCTCTGAAATGGACAGCGTCATCATCATACCACAGAAAGCCGTCTTTGAAATGCAGGACAAAAACTACGTTTTTGTGGTAGATGCCGGCAATAAGGTAAAGATGAGAAACTTCATTCCGCAAGCCCGCTTCTCTCATTTCTATATCGTTCAATCCGGCCTGCGCGCTGGTGAACGTATTGTATGCGAGGGTGTGCGGAATATACGCGACGGCGCGGGCATCGTTCCGCACCAGGTGCCCATGGACAGTTTATTGAGTTTATAATCACAGCTATCCGGCTGAAATCAGCATGTAATGTTTGATACTTTCATAAAACGACCAGTGTTATCACTGGTCATATCGCTTATTATCACACTGGTAGGCCTGCTTGCCTTATTCACGCTGCCAGTAACACAATTCCCCGATATCGTACCTCCTTCGGTAACGGTAACTGCGAAATATACCGGCGCCAATGCTGAAGTATCCGCCAAAGCCGTATCTACTCCGCTGGAACGCGCTATCAACGGGGTTCCCGGCATGACGTATATGTCGTCTGTTTCCAGTAATGACGGCATCACCGTTATCCAGGTCTTTTTCCAGGTAGGCACAGATCCTGATCAGGCGGCCGTAAACGTACAAAACCGCGTAGCCACTATTATTGATGAACTTCCGGAAGAAGTGATCAAAGCCGGTGTGACCACGGAAAAGGAGGTGAACAGTATGTTGCTCTACCTCAACGTGATGAGTGAAGACACTACCCTGAACGAACAGTTTATTTACAACTTTGCCGACATCAACGTGCTCCAGGAGCTGAAGCGTATCGATGGCGTGGGCCGCGCAGAAATCATGGGAGCAAAGGAATATGCCATGCGCGTGTGGCTGAAACCCGACAGGATGCTGGCCTACAACGTTTCGGCGGCTGAAGTGATTGCGGCCATCCGTAAACAGAATATTGAAGCAGCACCAGGAAAAACCGGAGAAAGTTCCGATAAGCACCCGCTGATGCTACAGTATGTATTGCGCTACACCGGGAAATTCTTCGAACCGGAGCAATACCGCCAGATCGTGCTCCGCGCCGGCCAGGATGGGTCCGTACTGCACCTCAAAGATGTGGCAGATGTGGAATTCGGTTCGCTGACCTACAGCATGGTATCTAAAACAGATGGCAAACCTTCCGCCTCCATCATGCTCAAACAGCGCCCGGGATCCAATGCCCGCGAGGTGATCAATAATGTAAAGCTGAAAATGGAAGAAATGAAAAATACTTCGTTTCCTCCCGGCATGACCTATAACTTTAACTACGACGTATCCCGCTTCCTCGACGCATCTATACACGAAGTAGTACGTACGCTCTTCGAAGCGTTTCTGCTGGTGTTCATAGTGGTATTTATTTTCCTCCAGGATTTCCGCTCCACCCTTATTCCGGCCCTCGCTGTTCCGGTGGCGCTGATAGGTACCCTGGCTTTTATGCAGATGATGGGCTTCTCCATCAACCTCCTCACTTTGTTCGCATTGGTATTGGCCATCGGGATTGTAGTAGATAACGCTATTGTAGTGGTGGAGGCGGTGCATGTAAAAATGAGCGAAGAACATCTCCCTCCTATGGAAGCCACGCTGGCGGCCATGCGGGAAATCAGCGGTGCACTGGTTGCTATCACGCTGGTGATGTCGGCGGTATTTATCCCGGTGGCGTTCCTCTCCGGTCCGGTGGGCGTTTTCTATCGTCAGTTCTCACTCACACTCGCCATCTCCATTGTGATATCTGGTATCAA
The genomic region above belongs to Chitinophaga sp. 180180018-3 and contains:
- the hemE gene encoding uroporphyrinogen decarboxylase — encoded protein: MSALKNDLLLKALRGETVSRTPVWMMRQAGRYLPDYIKLRDKYSFFERCENPELATEITVMPVDQVGVDAAIIFSDILVVPQAMGLEVQLVEKVGPLLPDPIKSAADLSRICVPDVHERLHYVFDALKLTKKTLDGRVPLIGFGGAPWTLLCYMVQGKGSKTFDEAKAFCYQQPAVAHQLLQMITDTTIAYLKGQVAAGADTVQIFDSWGGLLSPQDFENFSLQYIRQIVAAMKDICPTIVFAKGAWFALEDMAATGAHGLGIDWCIKPELARQFAGNNTTLQGNFDPAKLMAPIPEIEKSVKEMLKRFGTQRYIANLGHGILPNVPVDHAKAFVETVKAASC
- the hemL gene encoding glutamate-1-semialdehyde 2,1-aminomutase, which codes for MYSKSEILFGKAKQVIPGGVNSPVRAFKSVGGTPVFMERAKGAYMYDVDGNRYIDYINSWGPMILGHAYEPVVKAIQEYATYSTSFGAPTELEIKIAELIVSMVPNIEMVRMVNSGTEACMTAIRLARGYTGRNKFIKFEGCYHGHADAFLVSAGSGVATLGIQSVPGVTATVADDTLTAPYNNLPAVEQLIAANPEQIAAIIVEPVAGNMGCILPQAGFLEGLRKLCDENNILLIFDEVMTGFRLARGGAQELLGIRADLVTFGKIIGAGMPVGAVAGPKEIMEFLAPAGKVYQAGTLSGNPIAMIAGYTLLETLNNNPVIYQQLEEKAAYLVNGLKEAFGAAGVVHSVNQLGSMLSAHFTEYPIIDFSSASAANNELFKRFFHAMLERGIYLPPSAFESWFMCNALTTEDLDATIAAAKSAMQVIK
- the hemF gene encoding oxygen-dependent coproporphyrinogen oxidase gives rise to the protein MSSVKTEFISFIHHLQDSICTAFEQTDGKAVFREDRWERPGGGGGKSRVIVDGNVFEKGGVNTSIVHGDLPEVMAQQFGVNNSRFMACGISLVIHPLNPFVPTVHANFRYFELYEQDGTLKDSWFGGGADLTPYYLDEQDGIHFHQTFKNACDAFGKELYPKYKQHCDEYFINKHRNNEARGIGGIFYDYLRPGPDRSAEELLSFSKANGNAFLEAYLPIVEKTKHIPYTDAHRSWQAYRRGRYVEFNLIHDRGTLFGLKTNGRTESILMSLPPVARWEYDFHTTPGSPEAQLEEYLKPREWAK
- the hemA gene encoding glutamyl-tRNA reductase produces the protein MQVSHSKEIANFHIVGINYKKTDAAIRGLYAINQAQYHTLLEQAKQEQLDDLFVLSTCNRTELYGFAANPGQLLDLLCKESNGERSQLEELAYVKSGEDAVRHLYQVGTGLDSQILGDYEIVGQIRNATRFAKEQQRLGSFLERLVNSVFQVSKLIKTETGLSKGTVSVAFATVRMLERICPDIKDKKIVLIGVGKIGRNTCKNMIGYLGVKEITLINRTTKVAADFAGEHGLRYAPYENMVSEMQQADVILVASNAPQPTVLAEHLRNTSPKLVVDLSIPFNVEAAVGELPGITLVNVDELSKVQDETLQNRLGEVPKALAIIEEHMEEFLYWYKMRKHAVVLKAVKDKLQEIHTREIQLQKNGGHYKLEDVELVSSRIIQKMINLMAGKVRKETDKSDLYIAMINDIFETGANQA
- a CDS encoding uroporphyrinogen-III synthase produces the protein MPDDKKYRVLCTRPLPETLLAVAREKGIDIDIREFIQIKPLTNTALRGTTPAQWGMAAPGSSTATATGFVSDIFQAPNISVFTSANALKVLEQHYFLPSRFRPGSNELNTCFNTDKALICCISGNTLKKAGEVFREATILASAPYGSELAAAIIARGDINTVNFYCGNQRRDELPGLLRAAGITVNEYVIYENAATPQVVADDYDGILFFSPSAVKSYLSANRLHHKTVCFAIGRTTATTLQEHTDNRIIVSTSTSDESMVQTAIFYFNNINCYE
- a CDS encoding efflux RND transporter periplasmic adaptor subunit, with product MRQYTGILTSLIALFMAGCATRGESTNKEELKTLPVTTLVTKDTLLHRSYVTDIQAVQNVEIRARVNGFLDKIYIDEGQEVKKGQLLFGISDAEYRAELTKAKAVLSSMIAESKSAALETDRVKLLVDKKVVAASELEVANARLDAAQAKIEEARSAVANAEMHLSFTSIRAPFDGIIDRIPLKKGSLISEGTLMTTVSDTREIYAYFNVSETEYLQYNKAIAKGDNSYRQVSLVLADGADYNHPGKIETIEGEFEENTGSIAFRARFPNPSKLLKHGASGTVKLTSEMDSVIIIPQKAVFEMQDKNYVFVVDAGNKVKMRNFIPQARFSHFYIVQSGLRAGERIVCEGVRNIRDGAGIVPHQVPMDSLLSL
- the hemB gene encoding porphobilinogen synthase; this encodes MIRRNRILRVSPAIRAMVAETILTPSDFIAPLFVTEGENVKEEISSMPGYFRYSLDLTIQEARELWSLGIKSVLLFVKAPDSVKDNKGTEAVNPNGLMQRAIRGIKNAIPEMVVMTDVALDPYSSYGHDGIVEGTEIVNDPTVEVLARMSLSHAQAGADFVAPSDMMDGRILAIRNILEQNGFDKTGIMAYSAKYASCFYGPFRDALDSAPGFGDKKTYQMDFANSREAIKETLMDIEEGADIVMVKPAMAYMDIIRIIKDRTTVPVSAYHVSGEYAMIKAAAERGWLNENKAIIESLTSLKRAGADLIATYFAKDAVKLLNA
- the hemC gene encoding hydroxymethylbilane synthase, producing MDKVIRIGTRESQLALWQANQVNSLLTAQGYRTELVPIKSEGDIDLVTPLYEIGVQGIFTKSLDLALLNNRIDVAVHSFKDVPTQLPTGITQAAVLKRGPVKDLLVYKNNTAFLDQSGYIANIATSSVRRKAQWLRRYPQHQLHNLRGNVNTRLKKLAEENWDGAIFAVAGLERINVRPANSIDLDWMLPAPAQGAVVAVCRENDSFCLEACAAFNDQETALATQIEREFLRTLMGGCTTPISAYAHIQHNTVHFSGELCSLDGTQFFSVSRELPLSAAADLGKAAAEEIMAQGGAEIVAQIRNAR